The following are from one region of the Pseudorasbora parva isolate DD20220531a chromosome 12, ASM2467924v1, whole genome shotgun sequence genome:
- the LOC137093413 gene encoding retinal cone rhodopsin-sensitive cGMP 3',5'-cyclic phosphodiesterase subunit gamma — translation MDDPAPVEKRGPPKFKQRTTRTFKSKAPKPGQKGFGDEIPGMEGLGTDITVVCPWEAFGDMELSDLAKYGIV, via the exons ATGGACGATCCAGCACCCGTTGAGAAGAGAGGGCCACCAAAGTTCAAGCAGAGGACCACTCGCACCTTCAAGAGCAAGGCTCCTAAACCTGGCCAGAAAGGCTTCGGAGATGAAATCCCTGGAATGGAGGGTCTCGGCACGG ACATCACTGTGGTTTGCCCATGGGAAGCTTTTGGCGACATGGAGCTCAGTGATCTGGCAAAATATGGAATTGTGTAG
- the LOC137093414 gene encoding retinal cone rhodopsin-sensitive cGMP 3',5'-cyclic phosphodiesterase subunit gamma-like, with the protein MDDPAPVEKRGPPKFKQRTTRTFKSKAPKPGQKGFGDEIPGMEGLGTDITVVCPWEAFGDMELSDLAKYGIV; encoded by the exons ATGGACGATCCAGCACCCGTTGAGAAGAGAGGGCCACCAAAGTTCAAGCAGAGGACCACTCGCACCTTCAAGAGCAAGGCTCCTAAACCTGGCCAGAAAGGCTTCGGAGATGAAATCCCTGGAATGGAGGGTCTCGGCACGG ACATCACTGTGGTTTGCCCATGGGAAGCTTTTGGTGACATGGAGCTCAGTGATCTGGCAAAATATGGAATTGTGTAG